Proteins co-encoded in one Malus domestica chromosome 09, GDT2T_hap1 genomic window:
- the LOC103444053 gene encoding protein trichome birefringence-like 43, with the protein MIYVYIYFVSWTSLLISLCVFMASFAIGAAVVLLLLPLLHHQVHGGLVGSDINDCDVSNGNWVFDDSYPLYAAPSCPFIEKEFDCVGNGRSDKNYLKYRWQPFACSLPRFNGSSFLSTYTGKSIMFVGDSLSLNQWQSLICMLYTAVPGTKYTLVRKEGLSTFIFLEYNLSVSFSRNAFIVDIVGTPDGRVLKLDSISPENEQLWLQNDVLIFDSWHWWLHVGRKQPWDLIQVGNQTYKDMDRLRAYEKALTTWAGWVDSKVNSNKTKVFFQGVSPDHSNATEWGDPQAINCNAQTEPLPGPDFPGKPHPAEQVLEKVLRTASRPVHLLNITTLSQLRKDAHPSVYGLGGHRGMDCSHWCLAGVPDTWNVLLHAALTQN; encoded by the exons AtgatatatgtatacatatactTTGTGAGTTGGACCAGCCTTCTAATATCCCTCTGTGTTTTCATGGCTTCTTTTGCAATTGGAGCTGCAGTAGTTCTGCTTCTACTTCCTCTTCTGCATCACCAAGTGCATGGAGGACTCGTAGGGAGCGATATCAACGACTGTGATGTTTCTAACGGAAACTGGGTTTTTGATGATTCATATCCTCTTTATGCCGCTCCCAGCTGCCCCTTCATTGAGAAGGAATTTGATTGCGTAGGGAATGGCCGCTCGGACAAAAACTACCTCAAGTATAGATGGCAACCCTTTGCCTGCAGCTTACCAAG ATTCAATGGAAGTAGTTTCTTGTCGACATACACAGGGAAAAGCATCATGTTTGTCGGGGACTCGTTGAGTTTGAACCAATGGCAGTCACTTATTTGCATGCTTTACACAGCTGTTCCAGGAACCAAATACACATTGGTCAGGAAAGAAGGACTCTCTACATTCATATTCCTG GAATACAATCTGAGTGTGTCCTTCTCCCGAAATGCCTTCATTGTCGACATTGTAGGCACACCTGATGGCCGTGTCCTCAAACTCGACTCAATCTCACCCGAAAACGAGCAACTGTGGCTGCAAAACGATGTATTGATCTTCGACTCATGGCACTGGTGGCTTCACGTCGGAAGAAAGCAACC ATGGGATTTAATTCAAGTGGGGAATCAAACTTACAAGGACATGGATCGGTTGCGTGCATATGAGAAGGCGTTGACCACTTGGGCTGGATGGGTTGACTCCAAAGTGAACTCCAACAAAACCAAGGTCTTCTTCCAAGGTGTTTCTCCAGATCATAGCAA TGCAACAGAGTGGGGTGATCCTCAAGCAATTAACTGCAATGCACAAACAGAACCACTGCCAGGCCCAGACTTTCCAGGAAAACCACATCCAGCAGAGCAAGTACTAGAGAAAGTGTTACGCACCGCGTCAAGGCCGGTCCATTTGCTGAATATTACAACTCTTTCGCAACTACGAAAGGATGCGCACCCGTCGGTCTATGGCCTCGGCGGGCACCGGGGCATGGACTGCAGCCATTGGTGTTTAGCTGGAGTTCCTGATACTTGGAATGTGCTTCTTCATGCAGCTCTTACTCAAAATTAG